The stretch of DNA CCAGGTCTCCCAAGTAcctaggatctttttttttttttttttttttaagatttatttatttatttatgatagacacacacagagagagagaggcagagacacaggcagagggagaagcaggctccatgctgggagcctgatgcaggactcaatctcgggactccaggattgcgccttgggccaaaggcaggcgccaagccaccgagccacccagggatcccctccaagtACCTACCTAGGTaggatctttatttctttttcttttaaagattttacttatttattcatgagacacacacacacacacacacacacacacacacacacagaggctgagacataggcagaggaagaagcaggatcctcacagggagcccaatgtgggacttgatcccgggactccaggatcatgccctgagccgaacgcagatgctcagcctctgaaccacccaggatcccaggatgccaATTTCTTAAGGAGTCAGGAAGCATCTTTTCTCAGAGCTGCTATAATAATCTGCCTTTGCTTTTCACCAGCCTATACTAGGTCACAGGATATTGTGAACGAATTCCGGTGGTCAGAGTAATACTATGCCTTAATAAATTTAGATCCAGGTTTCTGAATATTTATAAGTGCAATGGCATTACACTCACCAATGTATTTCCAATGGTAGATCATAACTCAAGAATGCGTCATGAAATTAATCTTTGGGTCctaatcattatttaaaaaattaaagatttgagATTGCATTGCACATATAGAGTACTGTTTTATGAAACTTTGgtgctcacacacatacacacatctggATTATAGTGTAAAGTTTGTTTCTTATCATGAATTGGggtcaaaaatgtttgaaagctaTCTTAGGCAAAGTAGGTTCATTCCCCAAACGAGAGTGGAGTCAGCTGTTGCTTAAGTACATAGATTATGTAAGGGAAAAATGGGTACCTGAAAGAAAATTGATAGTTTACAACAGGAAAATATATGCTGGGGATAGAGTCAACAATTTCTACTGCAGCCTGACACTTTATTTAATCTATACTGGatttcaggcagcctgggtggctcagcggtttagcgcccccttcagcccagggcatgatactggagaaccgggatcgagtcccacgtcagactccctgcatggagcctgcttctctgcctctctgtgtatgtatctctcattaataaataaataaaatctttaaaaaaaaaggttaaaaaaatctatactgGATTTCAATAGTTCTAACcaagcttattttaatttttccaatgttTTCTCAATTCAAAGTACATCTCCCTTCCAAAAAAGCACTTAATTCCTTACCCAATAAATATCCATGATgggacaatttaaaaattttatcatttggtTGGTAAAAGTATTATGGCAAAAGACTCATTGTAAAGTTTGgcttcagggtacctgggtggctcagtggttgagcatctaccttcagctcaggtcatgataccagggtgctgggattgagtcctaggTCAGGCttcccacaaaataaataaataaagcttggCTTCTAGGATAAAACCTCTCATATTTCAAATAACTGAGTACATCTTTATCATCACCCTGATCTTTAGTTAGGTTTAAATTTGGATCTTACTTGACAAGAACTTTAGAGCTCATTTTAAGTCAAGAAACTAAAGCCTATAGAAGATGAAAGGCAATTAGTTGCAGAACATGTCTCTTGACACCTGCTTCAGAACTCTTTCCATTGTACTAATTAAGTGCAGTTATACCAACTTTAAAAGATGAAAGCAAGTACTAAACATGAGTATGTTCCAGAGGTACCTAGATTTATACTGCTGATGGATTCTTCCAAGAGTTGTAGGTAAATTTTACTTTGGGGagtaaaactgcatttttaaggCAACATGGAAGGTGACTTACAAAATGCCACTTCTGAAGTCTTTGCGAGGCAAATAGTCATTGCTTTATATGTTTAAGGCAAGCTAAGAAATTAAAGCCAATTTTTATAATGTTACAATATAAGTTGTATGTCACCTTaatacttttttatcttttaaggtAGGGAATTCAATCCACTGAGCACTTTTTGTTATGATTAGAAACTAAGTTCTATGAGCCTAAAGAAGTCTTAGATACAAGAAATTACAATCAGTGTATTTATGTGTAATACTAGGAAACAATCCTCATTAAGCAATCAAGGCAATTTcaattaattactttttattactattatttttagagtaaactctgcccaatgtgggtctcaaactcatgaccgtgagatcaagagtcacatgctctaccaactgagccagccaggcactgcaATTTCAATTACTTTAAATATCTAGAATCAAAGTGGAAATCTCCTTTTGGGTTAGATACATTAGGCGAGCTATGTTTCgtgcacaggcagagagagaagctgtcATTTGAAGAGGTCATAGAGTATTTTTTTAGCCCCCAAATCTCTTCCATTGAAAGAATGCTACCCATTTCTTTAagacttgtttcttcttttatatgaGAGGGTTTATGAGAGGCTTCCCTCTAGCTCCAGATATAACTTCTAGTATCTGGAGCCTTAGGGAGTACTGACAGAAGAGTAACCAAAGGGCTTTAGAGTACAAAGGAAAGGGAGTTTGACAGTGCTCAagactttgctttgcttttcaggAAAGGCAAAGTCTGAAGGGTAGGTAGGATTTAAACGTAAAGGAAAAGAATCTTCTGTTTTGGGATTCACTCATGGTACCTACAGTAGGTTAGGGTAAGAGAGATGTTATGTCTGGAACTAGATTTGCATATCATTCAGCAGGTCCCAGGCCCTGGGACCTTCAGGAGCTAAAAGTCCACTGTCCCTAACCATACATGGTATCCACAGGTTAGTCCTCATAGGTTACAGAATAGGTGAGAAGTTAGCATCAAGAACCAAGTTGGGTAGTGTTGGCATTAAAGTGGGTCTATTATCAGACGGTAGGATCCTAGTCAACAGATTTGGGTTTAATGCAAAGATCTAGACTCAGAGAAGGTTACAGGTaaagaactggaaagaaagagaggtcTTTTATCTCAAGAGGATGATATCCTGAACAAATAACTTAATCAAGGGCCCAGGTTCAGTAATCACATGAGTTTCATTAGACTTGAAGTATCAGCCAGACATGGACGTTATAGCATTGTACATGCCTCTCAAATTAGGGTAGATTTAATTCTAGGAAGTTGACAAAAAGTACCGCATATACGAGCGATTATGATGAATCTTTTTAGTGAATTAATTTTCCTTGGTGGCaatttaatctctatttttagatagttttatattaaagcagtaatattttgaagtaGCCAGCTAATTTcagatctagaaaaaaaatacagaatttgaaagaaatgttCAGATTTTAGTAGGGAGTTTTAGCTATACTCCCAAGTCACTGTTTGATGCTCTtaataaagatgtaaaaagtaATGATCACAAAAAGTACCATCCATGGCAAAGACCTATTCTttgttttaagtaagctctacacccaatgtggggcttgaattcatgaaccctgagatcaggagttgcacgctctgctgagccagtcaggcactccaaggttttaaattacattctgctacgtatttttttttttttaagattttatttattcatgagagacagagagaggcagaaacataggcagagggagaagcaggcttcatgctgggagcccaacgtgggactcgatcccaggtctccagtatcacaccctgggccaaaggcggcgctaaaccgctgagccaccagggctgccacaTTGTGCTACTTAATGTGTAATCTTAGGCAAATTCAAAAGTTACTTGATCCCACAGGATTGCTGTAAAGATTGATAGCATACAAGAATCTAGTAAGATAAAATAGATGCTTAATAATGTGACAACACCTGGGCCAGAGATGCTTAATCTTGCTGCCTTAGATTGGGTCAGATCCTACGGACTGGAAGGCTGCTAAGCCTCCAGAGAACAAAAACCCAGACTAGAAGTGAGTGTGGATGTAAAGTTTAAATGGGACTTTGGATATGGAggataactaatatttattgtatatttttttctatcacctACTGTTAGGAATTTTAGATAGGTACTCATCTGATCTTATTAATAACCCTCAAGgtataattttacagatgagaaaactgaggtataGGAGGGCTCAAACTGCCCAATGGTAAATAGCTCATTAAGCAGTGGAGCAAGTCCCCCAACATAATCATGCTACTACAGTTCTGCCTTAGTGAGGAGAGGTCCTTCTACTCCCCAAAACGGGAACTAGGTTTGAATACgtgagattaaataaataatggctacCTCTACAGgagtaaatacaaaatatttgacaCTGAACTGGTGACCTGTGAAATGATGTAACGTGGGAAGAGGGACAGGAAATTCTGACCTCTTTCAAAGAATTCTAAAGATAAATTGGTAAGAATTCAAGTCTAATCATCTTCAAGTATAGTAAAACCTTAGTCTACAGTATATGGCATATACAATACTCTAGATAGGAACTGAGAAACAACAAGAATAATTGAGTCCAAGCCATAAAGGGTAACTGACATTCTGTACACATGCAGATAGACAAATATAAGCTACCATACCCCATTCCATTTCTCGTTGattcaccaaaatattttttactgagaattttacTTTAGAAGGCCTTTTGCTAGGCAATGGAGACATAGAGCTGAATAAGACCTCCTAAGAGCTCAGTCCAATAGCACTAGGAATCACAAGGCTACCAAGCAGTTCACACTTGAGACAGGCACAAAAAAAATAGGGCCAAAACAGAAAGATATATAGAATCAAAATACCAAAGATAAATTAGGTCAAACTATTGAAAAGCAAATAGGAGTTTGTTGGGAAGCAAGGGGAAGGAATATTTTTTGAGATCTGAAAGCATGAAAGTGTGATGTGTTTAGGGAATGGCAAGGTGTTCCATGTGATTGGAGAGCTGTGGGGTAGGCAGGACTAGAAAGATTCATAGATCCCAAGGAACTGAGGTTTTATCTTGTAGACCAACACTTCCCACAGTTATGACCATGGAACTCTTTGAAATTATAATGTGAAGAAGAAATACCAATAATACATGCTTAAAACCTAAAACTTCTGATTCTTTTAGCTTTCTTAAAATCtaagtataaaaaatatgaatcattttatttaaaacccCAAAATACTGGAGAtgaaatcatcttttattttcatcttatatTTGGTTATCAAGAGACATGCAAAACCCTCTAATTTCAATGAGAACAgtgtttttgtgtctttttatcaCATATCCGCTTAATATTAGGTGTAATGTTACTAAGTCGAATCCGCATATGTGGTGCAGCATCAAGTCTTttcctgtattttgtttttgttgcggCATAATATGAAAATCCTGTTTCACACAGGTGCATCGTAGCAAAAGGAAGAAGTACACGAACTGCACGCCTCGCAATGCTTGGGTACTCTTGAATTAGGCTACTCCAAAAATCATTTAGTGAAAGTTCACTAAAATTTTGTTTCACTTGAGAATCAGATGTTAAATCAATCAGGCTCTCATAGTCCCGTGCTACTAATGAGGCTGGTTTAACAGTTACTGTAAACGGATTTCTAACCCAAGTGTTATTGTCATTTgttacaggaaaatattttaacagagtAGAGCGCAAACCCCTTAGGTGCTGCACAATGGCACTACAAATATCTTTATCAACTGTAGAATTGATTTCAGTCAAAAAGTCACTGAGTGTAGGAAAACAATCAAAGTTTTCTTCTTCTACAGATGAAGCCCAAAATTCCAATTTTCTTAACAATGATGACATTTTATCAAATACTGTGAAAACGGTTACATTTTTTCCTTGCATTGATAGATTAACCTCatttaatttagtaaaaatatCTGCAAGATATGCAAGTCTTAGCAGCCAAGATGAATTTGTTAAACAGTCAGACAGTCGAAAAGCTGAATCCATGAAAACCAACAGCTCACGACGAAGCTCAAAAAGTCTTACAAGAACTTTACCTCGGGAAAGCCACCTCACCTCTGTATTCAGAAGAagtgctgtgtgctgggcacccaTTTCCTCACATAAAATTTTTAGTAGCCTGGACTGATGTGGCCGAGCTTTAATGTAATTGATGATTTGTACTGCCTGATCTAGCACATTTTTCAGAGATGTAGGCATTATTTTAACTGCTAGTGCATGTCTATATAATAGGCAGTGACTACTGGTGCTTTCGGGAGCCACATATTTTATCAAGGTGACCGCCTCAGCAATTTTCCCGTCCATTGCCCTAGAAGCATCACTACAAACATCAACACATTTTTCCCATTCAATTTCATGTTTCTGCATAAAACTGTTGATGCAGTTGAAAATTTCTTCACCAGTAGCATTACTTTGCAAAGACTCACATAAGAGTAGGTCTTCCTCAATAGATTTATTAAACCTGTAACGAACAAACACAAGCAGCACTGCAAGTCCTGAAACATCAGCTGATTCATCTAGTTGCAGTGAAAACCCATCACAAATTTTCAGTCTACATACAAGCTCTTCTTCAATGTCAGCAGCAAGATCCTTAATCCGACGTGCAACAGTACTATTTGATAGTTGTACTGCATCTATTTTTTTGCTATACTGTTCGTCAAACATCCGCATCACAACGTCTTTTGCACAAGGCTTGATAAGCAATTCTCCAATAGTATGAGCCTCTCCACTCAGGGCTATATGGTAACTTACATTGTATGATGCCTCTGTAGCACTTTCATTATCTGTATTGACAATTTTAGGTGTTGGAGGTTTATTATTTTCAGGTGAATCAAGATGTTGCTTGAAAAAGCTTATGTCTTTGTCTTTATAGGCAGCATGTTTAGTTTCCAAATGTCTTCGAAGCTTACTAGGGGCCAAAGAACTATTTGATAGAATTTTCTTACATAACACACACTGAGCATGAGGCGCATCTCTATTCCCAAAGTAAGTAAATCCAAAAGACAGATAACTTtcatcatattttcttctttttggtttcttaCTAAATGTTGTTATTTTGTTGGAACTGGACATAAATTTGACCCTGGAAAGCTCACCTTCTGATTTTTTAGACACTGAAGGTTGCAACTGTTCATTCTCGCTTTGTAATATTCCAACCTTTTGATCGTTTGATTCAGACACAATTTGATAACAAAAAGATTCTACTTCCTGTTTAAGGCTTCCTTGTTTCAGCAACAGATCCATAGGCAATGTGTTTGTGGTACAAAACATGGTTAATTTAGAATAAACATTGAGTATCACAGATGTATTGAAATTATATGACAGGATACACAGAAGATGAGCAATCATCAAAGAGATGATATAGAGCAACACATCAGTTAATTTGTAAATGCTGCCTATGCATCAATGCGTAGATGGAACATCACACGTTCGTGTATCAGGTGATCTCTCATGCGACTTCCTGGTGCTCTCAGGTATGGCACACCTTTTCTTAAAGGTAGattatcacataaaaataaagctatagaaATGAGTTTAGTAGTcttaaacttatattttaaaataaactagaaagaAAACTGCTGTTAATATTGATCTTTTTCTCAGAATACTTACGAACTTAGAGAATACTAACAATCTACAAAACACAGTTTGGGAACTGTTAAGCTAAGAAATAATGAAGAGTTGATAAGTGTATTTTTAAGGGAGGGACCTTGAGGAACATGTCCCAtgccaggggttggcaaactttttctgtacagagcaaaacagtaaatatttttgagtttatGGGCCATATGGACTCTCttgcaactattcaactctgcagTTGCAGCATGGTAGCAGGCATAGATACACATAAAAAAACAGACACGGTTGTTccagtaaatatttacaaaaacaggcagaatAGACCATATTTTACCAACCCCTTCTCATGGCATATAGTATCTTGGAATCTCTTTTAGCTTTCTGATGCTTACTGCCAGTTGATAGATTCACTGTTGATATGCTATACATCTGAAGCCTCCTACCAGGACTAGCGACTACTTtgataaactatattaaaaacacaaaaacacaaagtttTGCAAAACACAGAATTCTGTATTGAAAAATAAGCTGTAGACCAAAAGTTAGCTACTATTTCTCTGGAATTAAAATCACATAAATACTTTTCCAAATTAAGACCCATTGAAagtaatgtatattttactaattACTCTGCATTCCATTAACCAggacctaaaagaaaacataaactcttattttaatggctttgttcctcatagaattttaaaagcataaatggAAGGGTAATGCAAATGTTAAGACCTTTCAGGATTACTAACTTTGCAAGTTAAGGCGTACATATTTAGTGCCTACTCAAATAGATGTGCTTTTGATTTAAACTATGATTTGGCTACAGAGTAAGCTTTGAATTCTCACGTTATATCCTAAAGCAAAATGGCTTTCCTCCCAATAGCTTGATAGTAAGATACCTGAAATGAAGAGTACTCCCTTCTGCAATCACACTCTCCACCTTGGCAGCTTGAAATGAAGActcttcaaaagaataaaattagggTATGGGGTGGAAAGGGAGTAACCAAAATCctagaatgagaaaaattaaaattagacaCTGCAAAAGCAGAACTAACTACAAACCCCTAAGACGACCCTTCATTACATTTTAGACCTAGGCAGTGCAAGTGATTCTTCACCGCAATGCAGGTGGACTGAAACACAAGATGCCCAGTAGtaaaaatgatcatatttttgtctcatttaataCCCTGGTTAGCC from Canis lupus dingo isolate Sandy chromosome 21, ASM325472v2, whole genome shotgun sequence encodes:
- the ZBED5 gene encoding zinc finger BED domain-containing protein 5 codes for the protein MIAHLLCILSYNFNTSVILNVYSKLTMFCTTNTLPMDLLLKQGSLKQEVESFCYQIVSESNDQKVGILQSENEQLQPSVSKKSEGELSRVKFMSSSNKITTFSKKPKRRKYDESYLSFGFTYFGNRDAPHAQCVLCKKILSNSSLAPSKLRRHLETKHAAYKDKDISFFKQHLDSPENNKPPTPKIVNTDNESATEASYNVSYHIALSGEAHTIGELLIKPCAKDVVMRMFDEQYSKKIDAVQLSNSTVARRIKDLAADIEEELVCRLKICDGFSLQLDESADVSGLAVLLVFVRYRFNKSIEEDLLLCESLQSNATGEEIFNCINSFMQKHEIEWEKCVDVCSDASRAMDGKIAEAVTLIKYVAPESTSSHCLLYRHALAVKIMPTSLKNVLDQAVQIINYIKARPHQSRLLKILCEEMGAQHTALLLNTEVRWLSRGKVLVRLFELRRELLVFMDSAFRLSDCLTNSSWLLRLAYLADIFTKLNEVNLSMQGKNVTVFTVFDKMSSLLRKLEFWASSVEEENFDCFPTLSDFLTEINSTVDKDICSAIVQHLRGLRSTLLKYFPVTNDNNTWVRNPFTVTVKPASLVARDYESLIDLTSDSQVKQNFSELSLNDFWSSLIQEYPSIARRAVRVLLPFATMHLCETGFSYYAATKTKYRKRLDAAPHMRIRLSNITPNIKRICDKKTQKHCSH